CAGACAGCCTCGTTTCTaccttcctttccaatctctgCTAACACAAGCAAAATCAACTCGATCACCACTGCCAGGATAgctagcatcacaattaatcttaaagGTACCCACTGAGGGGGGAATCCAAGAGCCACTAATGGTTGAGGGGATAGACAGTCGTTGCAACTCAAAAATATTTCGGAGCTCCTTTTCCAAGGACAAAGCCATACCaatcaccttgtctgtggtccAATGGTCGTGAGGATGAAAGATCTCGTTATTCCTCGAACGCCAAATCCACCAGAGACCAGAAAAGAATCTAAAGGGGCGCTGTTTGCTATTATGTAAGAACCAACTCATCAAATCCACTGGTTGATCAGAGATCTCTAAAGCTTGCCAAACAAGTTGGGCTTTTGGACAATCCCGAATACAATGTAATACCGATTCCTGACCTGAGAAGCATCGTGGACAGCTATTCGTGTGCGAAATGCCCCTCCTAAAACGAAATGCAGCAGTAGGAAGAGCCTCCCGAAGACATAGCCAGGCCAAAAATTTGTGCTTTTCCAGAACATGTTGACGCCAAAGCCAAAGCCAATTACCCCTATCCTCCCAACTAAACATCTTCTTACTGAGCCACAAATAACCACTATGAGCATTATAAACCTTTGAAACCGCACCAGTCCAACACCAACCGACCTCTGAACCAGCTTGAACATCTGGGTTGTAAGAATTAATGTTGCTCTGCAGAGACTGATTCAGAGGAGAATAGATATTCTCAAGGTTCCACTGTCCAGATGACCAAAGGTCCAAGATCCTGAGATCCGAATCAGAAATGTGAACATAATCCATCTCCTGACACAGTCGCCCCTCTCTTCTCCatttagaaaaccaaaagtTCTGTTCCAAATCCCCAATGCACCAAATAAAACCTTCCTTCAGGATATCCCAAGCTCGACATATACTCTTCTAAACATAAGATCCCCTTTCTCGAGACCGACTAAGACAATCATCCTTAGAAGAATGGTATTTCTCTGTCAACAGTTGAACCCATAGCTTATCGGGATGGTGAAAAAGTTGCCAAACTAGTTTTCCAAGAAGAGCAATATTGGCACAAAAAGGATCTCTAATTCCCAGACCTCCAAACTTCTTAGGGGTGACCAACACTTTCTAGTTAACTAGATTCAGGCCTCTACCATCAGCTTGACCCTTCCATAGAAAGTTTTGCATCATGGATTCTATCTTATTAGTTACCCCTTTAGGGAAGAGAGATACTTGCATACGATAAGTAGGAATCGCAGTCACTACCGAGTTGAGCAAACAGAGTCTACCTGCCTTATTAAGCAATCTCCCTTTCCAACTGGCTAGCCTTCCCCGAATCTTGTCCAGAACATCATTGAAAGTTGTGCGTGTCACCCGAGAGTGATTAAGGTTCACCCCTAAATACTTGCCCAAGTTCTGGACAAATCTGATGGAGGAGACTCCAGTGAaaatctcttttcttgttgtTGAAACATTCCTAGAGCATAGCGCTTTAGATTTCTCCACATTAACCTTCATCCCAGAGGCTCTGCAGAAATTTTCCAAAGCTACCATTACAGTTTGAACTTGCTATTTTTCAGCTTTACAGAAAAGAAGCAAATCATCGGCAAACATCAAATGAGAAATTCTTGGACCCCCTCTAGAAACCGCAACCGGCTTCCACAAGCCCTTATCAACTTGCTGATTAATAGAACAAGACAATCTCTCCATACACAGCACAAACAGATACGGTGATATAGGATCTCCTTGCCTAAGACCCCTGCTCGGAGTGAAGCTATTTAATCTATCCCCATTCCAGAGGATAGACAGTAAGGAAGCAGTGACACAACGCATAATCAGATTGACTGTCGGAGGAGGAAAGCCAAAACTCACCAGGGTTTGTTTCAGGAATCCGCAATCCACTCTATCGTACGCTTTCTCCAGATCAATCTTAAAGGCCAAGGTGCCTTTCTTTGACTTTGTCTTCTTCATGAAATGGAGAACCTCTTGTGCTACAATGATGTTGTCTGGGGTTCCTCTCCCCGGGATAAACCCTCCTTGAAGGGGCCCAATAATCTCTTTGAGATGGGGACGAAGTCTATTGACCAGAACCTTCGTTATAACTTTGTAAA
This sequence is a window from Arachis stenosperma cultivar V10309 chromosome 10, arast.V10309.gnm1.PFL2, whole genome shotgun sequence. Protein-coding genes within it:
- the LOC130956889 gene encoding uncharacterized protein LOC130956889, whose product is MDYVHISDSDLRILDLWSSGQWNLENIYSPLNQSLQSNINSYNPDVQAGSEVGWCWTGAVSKVYNAHSGYLWLSKKMFSWEDRGNWLWLWRQHVLEKHKFLAWLCLREALPTAAFRFRRGISHTNSCPRCFSGQESVLHCIRDCPKAQLVWQALEISDQPVDLMSWFLHNSKQRPFRFFSGLWWIWRSRNNEIFHPHDHWTTDKVIGMALSLEKELRNIFELQRLSIPSTISGSWIPPSVGTFKINCDASYPGSGDRVDFACVSRDWKGR